A genomic stretch from Candidatus Methanomassiliicoccus intestinalis Issoire-Mx1 includes:
- a CDS encoding glycosyltransferase family 4 protein: METAKILMVSTFYPPYHLGGDAIHVKYLADELSKAGHEVHVIHSLDAYNLKKNEKKHENDADSEHIYRLKTELGAISAAGSYIIGKNRSADRLVEKVCSEIKPDWIHYHNISMLGCGVLNKGKSKKIYTCHDHWPFCQRNDYMKFGERICDEQNCLKCSIKSHRPVRIISTNQIMSEIKRVNAIIAPSKYMQNMLSMFGTESVLIKNFVPHPTENVNFEGNSHFIYTGVLEKHKGLEILINAYLKSKSDAELHILGDGSLRENILKMSDKGIKYLGFLPRSKLIPEVASSLCMAAPSICGENSPLSCIEALSVGVPLVVSPNGGLPELAENCGIISEPNDDDFASALIQIYSNNELRGKMSHNALMKYEKEHSPEAFMKQYFSVVEAMI; this comes from the coding sequence ATGGAAACTGCAAAGATACTGATGGTTTCAACATTTTATCCGCCATATCATCTGGGTGGAGATGCAATTCATGTAAAGTACCTCGCCGATGAACTGTCTAAGGCAGGTCACGAAGTACACGTAATTCATAGTTTAGATGCATATAATTTAAAAAAGAATGAAAAGAAGCATGAGAATGATGCTGACTCTGAACATATTTACAGATTAAAAACAGAACTGGGAGCTATTTCTGCGGCTGGCAGTTACATAATCGGTAAAAACAGAAGCGCAGACAGACTTGTAGAAAAAGTATGCTCAGAGATAAAACCAGACTGGATTCATTATCATAACATATCAATGTTAGGATGCGGAGTATTGAATAAAGGAAAATCCAAGAAAATATACACATGTCATGATCACTGGCCGTTTTGTCAGCGCAATGATTATATGAAATTTGGAGAGCGAATCTGCGATGAACAAAACTGTCTAAAGTGTTCGATAAAATCGCACAGACCAGTTAGAATAATCAGTACAAATCAAATCATGTCTGAGATTAAACGAGTGAATGCTATAATCGCTCCTTCAAAATATATGCAGAATATGCTATCTATGTTTGGAACAGAATCTGTTTTGATTAAAAATTTTGTTCCCCATCCTACTGAAAATGTCAACTTCGAGGGAAATTCTCATTTTATATACACTGGGGTTCTTGAAAAACACAAGGGTTTAGAGATACTCATTAATGCATATTTGAAATCTAAATCAGATGCTGAATTGCATATTCTCGGTGACGGATCATTGAGAGAGAATATTTTAAAAATGTCTGACAAGGGAATAAAATATCTAGGATTTCTTCCAAGATCTAAATTAATTCCAGAAGTTGCATCATCTCTCTGTATGGCTGCACCATCAATATGTGGTGAAAATTCTCCACTGTCCTGCATTGAAGCATTGTCAGTGGGTGTGCCGTTAGTTGTCTCACCCAACGGAGGATTACCTGAGCTTGCTGAAAACTGCGGAATCATTTCAGAACCTAATGATGATGATTTCGCGTCTGCATTAATCCAGATTTACAGTAATAACGAGTTGAGGGGTAAAATGTCGCACAATGCATTGATGAAGTATGAGAAAGAACATAGTCCGGAAGCCTTCATGAAGCAGTATTTTTCAGTGGTGGAGGCAATGATATGA
- a CDS encoding nicotinamide-nucleotide adenylyltransferase: protein MSALIIGRFQPFHKGHLSVIKMVAQKSDSIIIGIGSAQLSHTFENPFTAGERHLMISRALRYEGIDNCYLVPIVDINQYSLWVAHVESMVPPFDTVYSNNPLTRRLFEEAGYEVDIAPMFDRHIYSGTEVRTRMLNNGDWQSLVPKGVAETIYEVKGDERLRQLMGDSQ from the coding sequence ATGAGCGCTCTTATTATAGGGAGATTTCAGCCATTTCATAAGGGACATCTCAGTGTCATCAAGATGGTCGCTCAAAAGAGTGACAGCATTATTATTGGTATAGGGAGTGCTCAACTGTCGCACACCTTTGAAAATCCATTTACGGCAGGTGAAAGACACTTAATGATCTCTAGAGCTCTCCGTTATGAAGGTATTGATAACTGCTATCTAGTTCCAATTGTAGATATCAATCAGTATTCATTGTGGGTAGCTCATGTAGAGTCTATGGTGCCTCCGTTTGATACAGTGTACAGCAATAACCCATTAACCCGCAGGCTTTTTGAAGAGGCTGGTTATGAAGTGGATATAGCACCTATGTTTGATCGTCACATCTATTCTGGTACTGAGGTTAGGACTAGAATGCTGAATAACGGGGACTGGCAGTCTCTGGTACCAAAAGGCGTAGCAGAAACAATTTATGAAGTTAAGGGCGATGAACGGCTGCGTCAGCTTATGGGCGATTCCCAATGA
- a CDS encoding glycosyltransferase family 4 protein, producing MNIALVNLITKTADLPKGRTAKNPVPDSDDDLNITKLAKTLASKGHNVTIYISDAYEPTIKCSSDGINIIYVPTRLTSIFPPAVFPCTPSLKTYLKQNGFDIVQSGEVFQMGTIYSNSAVKNSHSKLFVWQELDVLMQGMAGTIQKQFYNTLGKRIAKNCKIIPRSKSAATHLINYGFDSDLITQVVHSGVDCSVFRPMDKDESRREFGLSTDQNVAISVGRLHYNKGMDILVRAAKIIREEDPDFKLILKGTGPEEENLRALIQKLGLVDTVFIHTDYLDSHGLAELYNCADLYMLSSRNDLFPFTAIESISCGIPILSSFSRGIESDIVGEGAGIMAPQTPENIADSAIMLFNDLGRLKSMSCKARDLAVGEFDFGVSADRLCCIYEESQ from the coding sequence GTGAACATCGCCCTGGTAAACTTGATTACCAAAACTGCTGATCTGCCAAAAGGACGAACTGCAAAAAATCCAGTACCAGATTCAGACGATGATCTGAATATTACAAAACTAGCAAAGACTCTGGCATCCAAAGGTCATAACGTAACAATATACATCTCAGACGCCTATGAGCCAACTATAAAATGCTCTAGTGACGGTATAAACATCATATATGTGCCAACACGACTAACTTCAATCTTCCCTCCTGCAGTGTTTCCCTGCACACCGTCTTTGAAAACATATCTTAAACAGAATGGCTTTGACATAGTTCAATCTGGAGAAGTTTTCCAGATGGGAACTATCTACTCAAATTCTGCAGTTAAAAATTCACATTCAAAGTTATTTGTATGGCAGGAATTAGATGTTTTGATGCAGGGAATGGCAGGAACCATCCAAAAACAATTCTATAATACGTTGGGAAAACGGATAGCAAAAAATTGTAAAATAATTCCTCGTTCCAAATCAGCAGCCACTCATCTTATAAATTATGGATTCGACAGTGATCTGATAACACAAGTAGTTCATTCTGGTGTAGATTGTTCGGTATTCAGGCCTATGGACAAAGACGAGTCCCGCAGGGAATTTGGGCTGTCCACTGATCAAAATGTAGCGATTTCTGTTGGAAGGCTGCATTATAACAAAGGCATGGATATTCTGGTCAGAGCTGCTAAGATAATACGAGAAGAAGATCCAGATTTTAAGCTGATTCTTAAAGGAACAGGTCCGGAAGAAGAAAATTTAAGAGCACTTATCCAAAAATTAGGACTTGTAGATACAGTTTTCATTCACACTGACTATCTTGACAGTCATGGCTTGGCAGAACTCTACAACTGTGCAGATCTTTATATGCTGAGTAGCAGAAACGATCTATTTCCATTTACTGCTATAGAATCCATCTCCTGCGGAATACCTATCTTATCTTCATTTAGCCGAGGTATAGAATCAGATATAGTTGGTGAAGGCGCAGGGATTATGGCTCCACAAACGCCAGAGAACATTGCCGATTCAGCAATAATGCTCTTCAATGATCTAGGCAGGCTCAAATCAATGAGCTGTAAAGCCAGAGATCTGGCGGTTGGTGAATTTGATTTTGGTGTTTCTGCAGACAGACTGTGCTGCATTTACGAGGAATCTCAATGA
- a CDS encoding B12-binding domain-containing radical SAM protein, protein MKVLLVNPPRYNGVSVIREERCEVTERYSVLEPYSLLQIASLLRNDNHNVSFIDLNGLDMGYDTLKDKIERTKPDAVLFRFTPTTFDHDMKTASIAKELNSDIHTGGLCWTLHTLGSQVMNEAPDLDAYITDEYEVASPALINSWENGDNISPGAITKHGYGGNVEAIKDYDSLPLPAYDLLPNLDPYFVTAPAGQPFSILYTSKGCPFKCSFCTVAGTPLKMKSSQKIIEELRYLKEHYSLRTASFFDETFTFNRKRTEEVCRLLKEENLDIKWYCNTRAHLVDKELLEMMRSAGCRGVSFGIESGSQRILDSVGKNIKIDEAKNAIKWAKEAKIKTFCSFILGLPGENWESVSETMRFVKETLPTSAQFNVAVPYPGTKLYEDTYGKDVPNTDFRKLYQDSAVTGTAELTPDDLNNAREAAYRALYTSGRWWGSNLKHVITEPSDLDLAFRYALKIVNNFVFHKMKDAH, encoded by the coding sequence ATGAAAGTTCTTCTTGTAAATCCGCCTAGGTATAATGGAGTATCCGTTATACGTGAAGAAAGATGTGAAGTCACAGAAAGATATTCAGTATTGGAGCCATATTCACTTCTGCAGATAGCTTCGCTCCTGAGAAATGATAATCACAATGTATCATTCATAGATCTAAATGGATTGGATATGGGTTATGATACCCTCAAAGATAAGATAGAACGTACTAAGCCAGATGCAGTTTTGTTTCGTTTTACTCCCACCACATTTGATCATGATATGAAAACTGCCAGCATAGCTAAGGAATTGAATTCAGATATACATACAGGCGGACTGTGCTGGACACTTCACACTCTTGGATCACAGGTTATGAATGAAGCTCCTGACCTTGATGCATACATAACCGATGAATATGAAGTTGCATCTCCCGCATTAATTAATTCCTGGGAAAACGGAGATAACATCTCTCCCGGTGCAATAACAAAACATGGATATGGAGGAAATGTAGAGGCAATAAAAGATTATGATTCGCTGCCTCTTCCTGCGTATGATCTGCTTCCTAATTTAGATCCTTATTTTGTAACTGCTCCAGCAGGTCAGCCATTTAGCATATTATACACCAGTAAAGGATGCCCATTCAAGTGTTCATTCTGCACAGTTGCTGGTACTCCCTTAAAGATGAAATCTTCACAAAAGATAATTGAAGAGCTCAGATATCTTAAAGAACATTACAGCCTGCGCACAGCTTCATTTTTTGATGAAACATTTACATTCAATAGAAAAAGAACAGAAGAAGTCTGCAGATTATTGAAAGAAGAAAATCTGGATATTAAATGGTACTGCAATACAAGAGCGCATTTAGTAGATAAGGAACTTTTAGAAATGATGAGATCCGCTGGCTGCCGCGGAGTATCATTCGGAATAGAATCAGGGAGTCAAAGAATTCTGGATTCAGTAGGGAAAAATATCAAGATAGATGAAGCTAAAAATGCAATAAAATGGGCCAAAGAAGCCAAGATTAAGACATTTTGTTCATTTATTCTGGGTCTGCCTGGAGAAAACTGGGAAAGCGTATCTGAAACTATGCGTTTTGTGAAAGAAACGCTGCCAACATCAGCTCAGTTCAATGTAGCAGTCCCATATCCTGGTACAAAACTGTACGAAGACACTTATGGAAAGGATGTGCCAAACACAGATTTTAGAAAATTGTATCAAGACAGTGCGGTGACTGGGACCGCAGAACTTACTCCAGACGATCTCAACAACGCCAGAGAAGCTGCGTACAGAGCGCTGTATACATCTGGCAGGTGGTGGGGATCAAACCTAAAACACGTGATTACAGAGCCGTCTGATCTTGATCTTGCATTCAGGTACGCGTTGAAGATTGTAAACAATTTTGTTTTTCACAAAATGAAAGACGCCCATTGA
- a CDS encoding B12-binding domain-containing radical SAM protein, with product MRVALINSGFEPNEGDLRPAPPYGIMTIGAYLESKGHEVSLFDWSGEELNDEKRRMLINFKPDIVGIHTKISTALLRAIKISKWVKVKEIPVIWGGPGTMVIPELMLKEGPVDYLVLGEGEITAAELLECLEKGSSLRDVNGIAYLENGEYVRTPPRERMTDLDSLPSPLWNKLGDLSRYFTPLYGRNAVSIVTSRGCPGNCTFCYSKMMWGYKWYAFSPQRVVSEIENIMTLDPRITGFIIMDDLFATDPKRVEDICSLIINKKLDIIWNCEIRADMITESLLDIMKRAGCKQILVGVESGSDRLLTMVRKDITADDIIKASNLIHEAGMEVYAMVINGLPTETKEDIRSTEHMLDTIKPEYTEFLTYMPYPGTALFESAVENGFAPPENLEGWGDMGTFSVSSIQDKGLSSYANKMYISMEKRTKRKATINSYLKSITKDPITAPMRAIRFMMKRKGDNNGA from the coding sequence ATGAGAGTAGCGTTGATAAACTCTGGTTTTGAGCCAAATGAAGGCGATTTACGACCCGCTCCGCCGTATGGAATAATGACCATTGGGGCATATCTTGAATCTAAAGGGCACGAAGTGTCACTGTTCGATTGGAGCGGAGAAGAACTGAATGATGAAAAAAGAAGAATGCTCATAAATTTTAAACCAGACATAGTCGGGATACACACGAAGATTTCGACCGCACTTCTGAGAGCCATTAAAATCAGTAAATGGGTTAAGGTAAAGGAGATTCCGGTAATATGGGGTGGTCCTGGAACAATGGTTATTCCAGAGCTTATGCTCAAGGAAGGTCCTGTTGATTATCTGGTACTAGGCGAAGGAGAAATTACTGCTGCAGAACTTCTGGAGTGTTTAGAAAAAGGGTCTTCTCTAAGAGATGTTAACGGTATAGCCTATTTAGAAAATGGAGAATATGTAAGAACTCCACCAAGAGAAAGAATGACAGATCTCGATTCACTTCCATCACCACTCTGGAATAAACTAGGAGATCTTTCAAGATATTTTACTCCGCTGTACGGCAGAAACGCTGTATCAATTGTTACAAGCCGCGGATGCCCAGGAAATTGTACATTCTGTTATTCAAAAATGATGTGGGGTTACAAGTGGTATGCATTCAGTCCACAGAGAGTTGTGAGCGAGATAGAAAACATTATGACACTAGACCCGAGGATAACGGGATTCATCATAATGGATGACTTGTTTGCTACAGATCCAAAAAGAGTTGAAGATATTTGCTCATTAATAATTAATAAAAAACTTGATATCATCTGGAACTGTGAAATTAGAGCAGACATGATAACTGAATCTTTATTAGATATCATGAAACGTGCTGGATGTAAGCAAATTTTAGTAGGTGTGGAATCCGGTTCAGACAGACTCCTGACCATGGTTAGAAAAGATATTACAGCAGATGACATAATCAAAGCATCAAATCTTATTCATGAAGCCGGTATGGAAGTCTATGCGATGGTGATCAATGGCCTTCCTACTGAGACTAAAGAAGATATCAGAAGTACAGAGCATATGCTTGACACGATAAAACCAGAATATACTGAATTTTTAACATATATGCCATATCCAGGGACAGCACTTTTTGAATCTGCTGTTGAGAATGGATTTGCTCCTCCGGAGAATCTGGAAGGGTGGGGAGACATGGGAACGTTCAGCGTCTCATCCATTCAGGATAAGGGATTATCAAGTTATGCCAATAAGATGTACATTTCAATGGAGAAGAGAACTAAGCGTAAGGCAACAATTAATTCTTATCTAAAATCAATTACAAAAGATCCGATTACTGCACCGATGAGAGCTATTAGATTTATGATGAAACGCAAGGGGGACAATAATGGAGCATGA
- a CDS encoding glycosyltransferase family 2 protein produces MTKKVAIIIPALNEEESIADVIDNVLEVGYQNPEYNLFLEIIDGRSSDRTVEIAREKGANVIVQKGKGKGVGIRQTIDLCFPKNVVNRTLSLACGNCDQVQEISSLLDTNYIIMLDADGTYPPKYIPDIIDALESGEDVVMGSRFKGTIEEGAMTGMNRIGNKILSALAALLYSHKCSDICTGMWGFKTDALKVLQLESKHFELEAELFAESIKKGLNVGEVPIRYLPRRGETKLVPIAAGVSILAMIIKRRFWNAGGGFGFRLIKHSDNSANSIRSG; encoded by the coding sequence ATGACCAAAAAGGTAGCAATTATCATACCTGCATTGAATGAAGAAGAAAGCATAGCAGATGTTATCGATAATGTGCTAGAAGTTGGTTATCAAAATCCAGAGTATAACCTATTTCTGGAGATCATAGATGGTCGCTCGTCAGATCGAACTGTAGAAATTGCCAGAGAGAAAGGTGCAAACGTAATAGTTCAAAAAGGAAAAGGAAAAGGAGTTGGAATAAGACAGACTATTGATCTTTGCTTTCCAAAAAATGTAGTAAATAGAACGTTATCTCTTGCATGCGGAAACTGTGATCAAGTTCAGGAAATTTCTTCACTTCTAGATACTAATTATATAATAATGCTAGATGCAGATGGAACATACCCTCCAAAGTACATCCCAGACATAATTGACGCTCTTGAATCTGGTGAGGACGTTGTTATGGGGTCTAGATTTAAAGGCACAATTGAAGAAGGCGCAATGACTGGAATGAATAGAATCGGAAATAAGATTCTGAGCGCTCTAGCTGCATTATTATACAGTCATAAATGCAGCGATATTTGCACAGGAATGTGGGGGTTTAAGACTGATGCATTAAAAGTGCTGCAGCTGGAATCTAAACACTTTGAACTTGAAGCAGAATTGTTCGCTGAGTCCATAAAGAAAGGATTGAATGTGGGAGAAGTTCCAATCAGATATTTGCCAAGGCGCGGAGAGACTAAACTGGTTCCGATAGCAGCAGGAGTCTCCATACTTGCCATGATCATAAAAAGAAGATTTTGGAATGCCGGTGGTGGTTTTGGATTTCGACTAATAAAACATAGCGATAATTCTGCAAATTCGATTCGTTCTGGATGA
- a CDS encoding glycosyltransferase family 4 protein — MKIAMVTPEFLSWGGIGSYTMQLAKHLPDEFEMHLICLNGSDCLCDIDVHSLGESKDTFFCNGQFQYRLWRSFKKLQNENKFDIIHANHAQMPDILMKLNRNGVPSITTVHSTIGSQRLGTKNSAAPVERLEKSERMTYALYPLLSATEKFYLKRSPNLIFVSEYIRDWCIDKIGVGTDSNVIPNGIDADVFSHKEYSEAIQHFPRLDGIENIVLFSGRMIALKGIETAILAKKNLDDKACFVFAGNGDASRWISYAHTIGLDDNECIFLGPVAYQEMPYLYSLASAFILPSFSESFPLTILEAMSCGVPVIASNVGGVPEIVQNEKDAMLINAGNSQELAKAVSRILVNDNFVNDIKINSRNKILDKFNVETMARNTANAYIKAIGESK, encoded by the coding sequence ATGAAAATTGCAATGGTTACTCCAGAATTTCTCAGCTGGGGAGGGATAGGGAGCTATACGATGCAACTTGCAAAACATCTTCCAGATGAGTTTGAAATGCATTTAATCTGCCTAAATGGCAGTGACTGCTTATGTGATATAGACGTACACAGCTTAGGAGAATCAAAAGATACTTTCTTCTGCAATGGACAATTCCAATACAGGCTGTGGCGATCATTTAAAAAACTACAGAATGAGAACAAATTTGATATCATACACGCAAACCATGCCCAGATGCCAGACATCCTGATGAAATTAAACCGCAACGGAGTTCCATCAATAACAACTGTACACAGCACAATTGGCTCACAACGGCTTGGCACTAAAAATTCAGCCGCTCCGGTAGAGAGGTTGGAAAAGTCTGAACGAATGACTTATGCGCTCTATCCATTGCTGTCTGCTACCGAAAAATTCTATCTAAAACGATCACCTAACCTTATTTTCGTTTCAGAATACATACGAGACTGGTGTATAGATAAAATAGGTGTAGGAACCGATTCAAATGTAATTCCCAATGGCATAGACGCTGATGTATTTTCACACAAAGAATATAGTGAAGCAATACAGCATTTTCCACGATTGGATGGTATCGAAAATATTGTTTTGTTTTCTGGACGAATGATTGCTCTCAAAGGAATAGAAACTGCGATACTTGCCAAAAAAAATCTAGATGATAAGGCATGTTTTGTTTTTGCAGGGAATGGAGATGCATCGAGATGGATATCTTACGCACATACAATCGGTCTGGATGATAATGAGTGCATATTCCTCGGACCTGTAGCTTATCAGGAAATGCCATACCTATATTCGTTAGCCTCTGCATTTATACTTCCTTCTTTTTCAGAAAGCTTTCCACTGACAATCTTAGAAGCCATGTCGTGTGGAGTTCCAGTGATTGCTTCAAATGTCGGGGGAGTTCCAGAGATTGTTCAAAATGAAAAAGATGCCATGCTTATAAATGCTGGAAACAGCCAAGAATTGGCTAAAGCTGTATCCAGAATATTAGTTAATGATAATTTTGTAAATGATATTAAAATCAATTCACGTAACAAAATTTTAGATAAATTCAACGTGGAAACTATGGCAAGAAACACTGCAAACGCTTACATAAAAGCTATTGGAGAATCAAAATGA
- a CDS encoding CinA family protein, producing MISEAVKNLLISNNLTLAAAESCTGGMVSEIITSVPGASKYFLASCVTYSYDSKTNLIGVSKETLMQHGAVSIETAAEMASGIRKVTGADIGISTTGIAGPDGGTDLKPVGTVCFGVDYKGRIITKKEVFKGDRDSIRKQSSAYVLDLLINAVED from the coding sequence ATGATCTCCGAAGCAGTAAAAAATCTATTAATCTCTAACAATCTCACACTAGCCGCAGCTGAGTCTTGCACCGGCGGCATGGTCTCAGAGATAATTACAAGTGTTCCTGGAGCTTCAAAATATTTTCTTGCGTCCTGCGTAACTTATTCATACGACTCTAAAACAAATCTTATTGGCGTAAGCAAAGAAACTTTAATGCAGCATGGTGCAGTAAGCATCGAAACCGCAGCCGAGATGGCATCTGGAATAAGAAAAGTCACCGGTGCTGACATTGGCATATCAACAACGGGTATAGCAGGGCCAGATGGAGGTACAGACTTAAAACCAGTTGGTACTGTATGTTTCGGTGTTGATTATAAAGGACGGATTATAACTAAAAAAGAGGTTTTTAAAGGAGATAGAGACAGCATTAGAAAGCAATCTTCTGCTTATGTGTTAGATCTCCTTATAAATGCTGTTGAAGATTAA
- a CDS encoding GNAT family N-acetyltransferase translates to MEHEILTSQDEIEGIEREWEILRKCCDASIYASHAWALEWLDKFGSHTQPNVVVLKENGRTCAIAPFIITEQKTAGIKIKKLSMIGNGTGTTELYDLSILWCGEAEKIADALAEIIDQLDWNVIQIHDIREDDVSTLLYEKISSLWDTDEIVKIPCPYVELDSISDALDNASSRTRRMIRKTLQSLEEDSRIRYRRVDIPEEVKEAAEFYALHHISRWEDKGGSIFSNEDIASFLKDITTYAANEGYGEVFEVWIDGTLASQMICFEDGDVMRAYRVGMQPRFSQLSPGNLVSYYAMSEALKSGFTRFDFGAGSEEYKYRLGSKDRFLMRIQSKRGSMKTMSKLSSLPGVKYVLNKSGVKENALKAIND, encoded by the coding sequence ATGGAGCATGAAATTCTGACTTCGCAGGATGAGATAGAAGGCATAGAAAGAGAGTGGGAAATTCTGAGAAAATGCTGCGATGCATCAATATATGCGTCTCATGCCTGGGCTTTAGAGTGGCTGGATAAATTTGGATCGCATACGCAGCCTAATGTAGTTGTTTTGAAAGAAAATGGCAGAACATGTGCTATTGCACCGTTTATAATTACAGAACAGAAAACCGCAGGCATCAAAATCAAAAAACTATCAATGATTGGAAACGGTACAGGTACCACCGAACTATACGATCTCAGCATTCTCTGGTGCGGAGAGGCTGAAAAGATAGCTGATGCCCTTGCAGAGATCATAGATCAGCTGGACTGGAATGTCATACAAATACATGACATAAGGGAAGATGATGTTTCAACATTGCTTTATGAAAAAATATCTTCGCTTTGGGATACTGATGAAATAGTAAAAATTCCATGTCCATATGTAGAGTTAGATTCCATTTCAGATGCTCTGGATAACGCTTCATCGCGTACCAGACGAATGATCAGAAAAACATTACAGTCCCTTGAAGAAGATTCCAGGATAAGATACAGGAGAGTAGACATACCAGAAGAAGTGAAGGAAGCTGCAGAATTCTATGCACTGCATCACATATCAAGATGGGAAGACAAGGGTGGCAGCATCTTTTCAAATGAAGATATTGCCTCCTTTCTAAAAGATATTACAACATATGCTGCTAATGAAGGATATGGCGAAGTTTTTGAAGTCTGGATTGATGGTACGCTTGCATCACAGATGATATGTTTTGAAGATGGAGATGTTATGAGAGCATACCGGGTCGGCATGCAGCCTAGATTTTCGCAGTTGTCTCCAGGAAACTTAGTATCATACTACGCCATGAGCGAAGCTTTAAAATCAGGATTTACACGATTTGATTTTGGTGCTGGTTCTGAAGAATATAAATATAGATTGGGATCAAAAGATAGATTTTTAATGCGCATACAGTCAAAACGAGGATCTATGAAAACCATGTCTAAACTATCTTCACTTCCAGGTGTAAAATATGTATTAAACAAAAGCGGAGTTAAAGAAAATGCTTTGAAAGCAATAAATGATTAA